In Candidatus Cohnella colombiensis, one DNA window encodes the following:
- a CDS encoding HEAT repeat domain-containing protein, which translates to MIDQALIYLWVSLGLTMVFFIAILCAWTYSYLSKRSDARVIETLNNLFSDYMDTHNVKQQQAKDQIGQYIQRGSRRKELFIKLLIQHRDEHREEHDEQLILLIQQTKIHGYLEKMLLSKSVYKQALACRYAGDINIQSLRDLVYKLIKSESNVVVYHVLLALSKLGDLNRLSESLYANANNINLSFRAVVEVLSVFTGSKEELFKATIEHSDNYIKGVLIKMAVDQQCEGLMDYYIQFLSSTDKNLKIACVRAIAQCEGEANEQQLIDCLDDEMWEVRAAAAKGLENIGTKKSFESLSRGVSDKEWWVRQNAAVALVSIPGGMDYAKKIIDGKDRYASEAILGVLAKTS; encoded by the coding sequence ATGATCGATCAGGCGTTAATCTATTTGTGGGTATCATTAGGACTGACGATGGTATTCTTTATTGCGATATTATGCGCATGGACATATTCGTATCTCAGTAAGCGTTCAGATGCTCGTGTGATTGAAACATTAAACAATCTGTTTTCAGATTATATGGATACACATAACGTAAAGCAACAACAAGCAAAGGATCAGATTGGACAGTATATCCAACGTGGAAGCAGACGGAAAGAGCTGTTCATTAAGCTGCTAATTCAGCATCGTGACGAGCATCGTGAGGAACATGATGAACAGCTCATACTGCTAATCCAGCAGACTAAGATTCATGGTTATCTAGAGAAGATGCTGCTGTCGAAGAGCGTTTATAAGCAGGCACTTGCCTGTCGTTATGCAGGTGACATAAATATTCAATCATTAAGAGATTTGGTTTACAAGTTGATTAAGAGCGAAAGCAATGTTGTGGTATATCATGTGCTGCTTGCACTCTCTAAGCTAGGAGATTTAAACCGGCTGTCCGAAAGCTTGTATGCCAATGCCAACAACATTAACTTGTCGTTTCGCGCTGTCGTTGAAGTGCTCTCCGTATTCACGGGGTCTAAAGAAGAGCTATTCAAAGCAACGATCGAGCATAGTGACAACTATATTAAAGGTGTTCTCATTAAAATGGCAGTTGATCAGCAATGCGAAGGGCTGATGGACTATTATATTCAATTTCTATCAAGCACAGATAAAAACTTAAAAATTGCATGTGTTCGAGCAATTGCACAGTGTGAAGGCGAAGCGAATGAACAGCAATTGATTGACTGCCTAGACGATGAAATGTGGGAAGTTAGAGCGGCAGCGGCGAAGGGCTTGGAGAATATCGGTACGAAGAAAAGCTTTGAATCCCTTAGTCGAGGTGTTAGCGATAAAGAATGGTGGGTTAGACAAAATGCAGCCGTTGCGCTTGTGTCGATCCCGGGTGGAATGGATTATGCGAAGAAGATCATCGACGGTAAAGATCGATATGCAAGTGAAGCGATACTAGGTGTATTAGCGAAGACGTCGTAA